AAATTAAGAGTCATGACTACAATAACAATAAAAATTAATGAGCGTACCAAAGCAGGAAAAGCATTTCTAGCTATGTCCGAAACTTTTTTTAAAGGTGTTGAAGGAATTGAAATTATTGAAACAGATTCTGAAAAAATAAAAAAATCAGAAAGCGTATATAG
The nucleotide sequence above comes from Flavobacterium branchiarum. Encoded proteins:
- a CDS encoding DUF2683 family protein yields the protein MTTITIKINERTKAGKAFLAMSETFFKGVEGIEIIETDSEKIKKSESVYSPEFVKKIKKAEANIKKGKTTRLNPEDIWGSIL